In Sulfolobales archaeon, the DNA window ATGATCTCATATGTGCAGTCTCCCTCGATATAGTAGTGGGATATAGATCCTAGGGCGCCTATAACGCCCTTCCCAGCTATATGTATCCTCCCACCGATCTTCTCTATAACCCTCTCTATATAGGAGATCTCAGCTATATCTGTCAGCAGATCTATATAGATCTTCCTCGCAATTGTCAAGGGCATTCTACCTATAAGCGATATAACGCCAGGCTCTCTCCCAGGCATTGTCCTGCTATCTAGGAGCGAGGTTGCTATCTCAACCACCTCCCTCAGATCGTTTTCCTCACCAGCCACGTGGATCGATAGAGCGCCATTCCCCCTCGTCCTCAGAGGTATCGCTGGATTCAGCCTTGTTAGGAGTGGATAGTCTAGAAACCTCAGCCTAGAACCCACAGAGGATCTCTTTATCTCCTTGAGCAAGCTATATATGTAATATGTTGTGCAGCCCCAACCAAACGTATCAAGATCATCGACGCCTATGTGAAGCTCATATAGATCTACGTGGTTCTCCATATCATTGCTTCTCCACCCTATCTAGAACCTGAAAGGATATTAGCATAACACCTATCACGGAGATCTAGCTCTTATATGCTGGTTATCACTAGATAATGGGGGGTTTCATGGGGAACAGGCTTGTATATCTCCAACCTGTATCAAGATCTACATCCCTTCTCATGGGTGTGAGGGAGATCCTCTATAGGGGTAGAACAAGGTATCAAGAGGTTGAAATAGTCGTTTTCGAAGAATATGGGCTCTCACTAATACTAGATGGACTTGTACAATCAACAGAGGCTGATGAGGCTATATATCATGAGGCTCTTGTCCATCCAGCAATGGTTACCCATGGATCTCCTGAGAAGGTTCTTATAATAGGGGGTGGTGAGGGCTATACCTTGAGAGAGGTTCTAAGATACTCTAGTGTTAAGGAGGCTGTTATGGTTGATATAGATGGGGAGTTGGTTGAGATTGCTAAGAAGCTTCTAGCAAGGATTCATAGGAATAGCTTTGAAGATCCAAGGGCGAGGGTTGTTATAATGGATGGCTTCGAATATGTGGATAAGGCTAGAGAGGTGTTCGACGTAGTTATAGTAGATCTTACAGATCCATATGGGCCTGAGATAGGTAAGAGGCTCTATACAGAGGAGTTCTATAGGAAGCTACATAGCATAACGGGGGAGAGGGGTGTAGTGGTTACACAGGCTGGATGTGCGTTCTACTATCCAGAGTATTATAGGAATATCTATGAGGCCATGAGTAGGGTTTTTAGATATTCTAGGGGATACTCGATGTGGATACCCTCCTTCGGATATGCTGTCAGCTATGTGATAGCTTCTAAGCATAGAGATCCAGCATCCCTTGGCGAGGGTGAGGTGGACGAGATTCTGAGGAGGAATATGGTTGAGGGTCTCAAGATATATTCTGGGAGAACCCATGAGGGCCTTATGAAAACTCCGGTGCTGATCTAGGAGATCCTATTTAGAGGCATATCCCTCGATGTGGGGGTTGGGGAGAGGATCTACATGAATAAAAGGAATTGTTTAAAAGCTATCTACCTTTGAACTCAGGCTTTCTCCTCTGGAGGAAAGCTGATACACCCTCAACTAGATCCTCTGTTGAGAAGAGTATAGAGAATAGAGACGACTCTAGAGCTAACCCAGCCTCTAATGGGTAGTCGCTGCCAAGGTTTATAGCGATCTTAGCTGCCATAAGGGCTATCGGGGGTTTCTCGGCTAGCTTGTTTGCGAGGGCTCTTGTCTCGCTTTCAAGCCTGTCATGTGGAACCACCCTGTTAACAAGCCCTATCCTCTCAGCCTCTCTAGCTGGTATTGGCTCTCCAAGCATTATGAGCTCCTTAGCCCTGCCCCTCCCAACTAGCTTTGATAGCCTCTGTGTGCCTCCAGCACCTGGTATTAGGCCTAGGTTTATCTCTGGCTGGCCCAGCATCGCGTTCTCAGATGCTATTCTAATATCACATGCCATAGCCAGCTCCAGCCCTCCTCCTAATGCGTAGCCGTTTATAGATGCTATAACAGGCTTTGGCGTTCTCTCGATCATGTTGAGGATCTCTTGGAACCTTCTAGAATATATATAGGAGTTAACGGGGTTCACATTTGTGAACGCCGTTACATCTGCTCCTGCTGAGAAGGCCCTTCCAGATCCTGTGATCACTATAACCCTTACCCCCTCATCAGCCTCTAGCTCTCTAAGGGCTGAGGAGATCTCCTCGAGCATTTCGGGGGATATAGCGTTTAGCTTTTCAGGCCTGTTAAGGACTATCCACCCAACCCTATTCTCCCTCCTAACTATTACTGTCTTCATCCTCTTCTCGGAGATCCCTGCATATGTGTAGAAGCCCATACCAGATCTAATCCCAACCCTGTTCTCCGAGACCATTTTGAGGAGAAGGCTTCTCGGGCTGTTATGAGACATAGCTTCTGAGGATGCTATCTTTTTAAGCCTTTCAACAACATTATCTATCCCCCATTCATCAGCCATCTCCAGGATCCCCCTGGGGTATCCGAGGCCGAGTTTCACAGCCTTGTCTATTGTGCTTGGGGAATCCACGATACCCTCTTCCAATAGATATGCAGCCTCATTAACCATTGGAGCAAATACCTCGATAAGATCTACCTTCTCTCCATCCTCCCTCGGTATAGCTGGCCTGGAGTAAACACCTGGCGAGGGGTATGTGTAGAAGCCCCTACCACTCTTCATCCCAAGCTCGCCCCTCCCATATTTATCGGCTATGCTTCTGCAGAGCCTAGCTTTGAAGCCCCTCTTGCTCATCTCATTAAATATAGATGCAACAACATCGATCCCCGTGAAGTCTATAAGCTCAAACACCCCCATTGGAAGCCCCGCCCTATATCTAAGGGCGCTATCTATGGCAACCACTGTGTAGCCCTGCTCCTCAACCATGTAGCAGGCCTGCTCAATCAGCCTAGAGAGTAGCCTATTAACTATGAACCCAGGTATATCTCTATTAACGATAACAACCTCCTTACCCATCCTCCTCGCAACATCTATAGTTATCTTTAGAGTATCATCAGATGTCTGGGGCCCCCTTATAATCTCTACAAGGGGCATTAATGGGGGTGGGTTGAAGAAGTGCATACCTATAACCCGATCCGGTCTTGTGGTTGATGCCGCGATCTCGCCTATGGGTAGGGAGGAGGTGTTTGTAGCGAGTATAGCATGTCTAGGCGTTGATCTATCTAGTGTTGAGAACACCTGCCTCTTAAGATCCATATTCTCTGGCACAGCCTCTATCACAAAATCAGCATCTCTAGCAGCATCCTCTATAGAGACGCTGGTAGAGATCCTCGACATAATAGTCTCTANNNNNNNNNNNNNNNNNNNNNNNNNNNNNNNNNNNNNNNNNNNNNNNNNNNNNNNNNNNNNNNNNNNNNNNNNNNNNNNNNNNNNNNNNNNNNNNNNNNNNNNNNNNNNNNNNNNNNNNNNNNNNNNNNNNNNNNNNNNNNNNNNNNNNNNNNNNNNNNNNNNNNNNNNNNNNNNNNNNNNNNNNNNNNNNNNNNNNNNNNNNNNNNNNNNNNNNNNNNNNNNNNNNNNNNNNNNNNNNNNNNNNNNNNNNNNNNNNNNNNNNNNNNNNNNNNNNNNNNNNNNNNNNNNNNNNNNNNNNNNNNNNNNNNNNNNNNNNNNNNNNNNNNNNNNNNNNNNNNNNNNNNNNNNNNNNNNNNNNNNNNNNNNNNNNNNNNNNNNNNNNNNNNNNNNNNNNNNNNNNNNNNNNNNNNNNNNNNNNNNNNNNNNNNNNNNNNNNNNNNNNNNNNNNNNNNNNNNNNNNNNNNNNNNNNNNNNNNNNNNNNNNNNNNNNNNNNNNNNNNNNNNNNNNNNNNNNNNNNNNNNNNNNNNNNNNNNNNNNNNNNNNNNNNNNNNNNNNNNNNNNNNNNNNNNNNNNNNNNNNNNNNNNNNNNNNNNNNNNNNNNNNNNNNATACCTAGAAGGGTTATGAGGGAGCTGGAGCTAGATGCCGGTGACTTTATAGAGATAAGGGGTTTTAAAGGCGTTGCCTATGCCCAGGTGTGGCCTTCTTATTCTGAGGATGAGGGGAGGGATATTATAAGGATCGATGGGTATATGAGGGAGGTGCTGGGTGTAGGTATAGGGGATATAGTAACAATATCCAAGGCCCATAACGTTGCTCCAGGAGATAGGGTTGTGCTAGCCCCTACAGAGGACTTCATACCACATGAATATACAGGCTATATAGCTGAGCATATAAAGAGTGAGATGCTCAACAAGCCCCTGGCAAGGGGGGAGGTTATTTTAGTCCCTATATATGCTGGTGCTCTAAGGCTAGCAGTTATATCTACATCACCATCAACAGCTATATATATAACCGAGAGGACAGAGGTTGTTATAAAGCCAGAGCCTGTTAAGGAGATAGCTGAGAGGATCCCGAGGGTTACCTGGGAGGATATAGGGGATCTTGAGGAGGCTAAGGCGAGGCTGAGGGAGATTGTCGAGCTACCTATGAGGCATCCAGAGCTATTTAGACACCTAGGTATAGAGCCTCCTAAAGGTGTGCTTCTCTACGGCCCACCAGGTGTTGGTAAAACCCTGTTGGCGAAGGCGCTTGCGAACGAGGTTGGAGCTTATTTCATAGCTATCAATGGTCCTGAGATTATGAGTAAGTTCTATGGTGAGAGTGAGCAGAGGCTTAGAGAGATCTTTGAGGAGGCTAGGAAGAACGCTCCTGCAATAATATTTATAGATGAGATAGACGCTATAGCGCCAAAGAGGGAGGAGGTTGTTGGTGAGGTTGAGAAGAGGGTTGTTGCACAACTCCTAACACTTATGGACGGCCTTGCCGAGAGGGGCAGGGTTATAGTTATAGGTGCTACAAATAGGCCCGACGCCCTCGACCCGGCTCTTAGAAGGCCTGGGAGGTTTGATAGGGAGATAGAGATACCGCCTCCAGATAAGAAGGCTAGGAGGGAGATACTTGCTGTCCACACTAGAAGCGTTCCTCTAGATGATGATGTGAATCTCGATAAAATTGCGGAGATGACGCATGGATATACAGGTGCTGATCTAGCAGCCCTTGTTAAGGAGGCTGCTATGAATGCCCTCAGGAGATTCCTCGCCGAGAAGAACGTGGATCTCTCGAAGCCCATCCCATCGGAGCTTCTGAGAACGCTTAAGGTGAATATGAATGACTTCATACAGGCTATGAATATGATCCACCCATCACTGCTTAGAGAGGTCTTTGTAGAGGTTCCCGAGGTTAGGTGGAGCGATATAGGTGGTCTAGATGATGTTAAACAACAGCTCAGAGAAGCTGTTGAGTGGCCGCTAAAGTATCAAGATATATTTGAGAGGATGGGTATAAGGCCTCCTAAGGGTATACTTCTCTACGGCCCGCCAGGCGTTGGTAAAACA includes these proteins:
- the speE gene encoding polyamine aminopropyltransferase, which codes for MGNRLVYLQPVSRSTSLLMGVREILYRGRTRYQEVEIVVFEEYGLSLILDGLVQSTEADEAIYHEALVHPAMVTHGSPEKVLIIGGGEGYTLREVLRYSSVKEAVMVDIDGELVEIAKKLLARIHRNSFEDPRARVVIMDGFEYVDKAREVFDVVIVDLTDPYGPEIGKRLYTEEFYRKLHSITGERGVVVTQAGCAFYYPEYYRNIYEAMSRVFRYSRGYSMWIPSFGYAVSYVIASKHRDPASLGEGEVDEILRRNMVEGLKIYSGRTHEGLMKTPVLI
- a CDS encoding enoyl-CoA hydratase-related protein, whose protein sequence is ETIMSRISTSVSIEDAARDADFVIEAVPENMDLKRQVFSTLDRSTPRHAILATNTSSLPIGEIAASTTRPDRVIGMHFFNPPPLMPLVEIIRGPQTSDDTLKITIDVARRMGKEVVIVNRDIPGFIVNRLLSRLIEQACYMVEEQGYTVVAIDSALRYRAGLPMGVFELIDFTGIDVVASIFNEMSKRGFKARLCRSIADKYGRGELGMKSGRGFYTYPSPGVYSRPAIPREDGEKVDLIEVFAPMVNEAAYLLEEGIVDSPSTIDKAVKLGLGYPRGILEMADEWGIDNVVERLKKIASSEAMSHNSPRSLLLKMVSENRVGIRSGMGFYTYAGISEKRMKTVIVRRENRVGWIVLNRPEKLNAISPEMLEEISSALRELEADEGVRVIVITGSGRAFSAGADVTAFTNVNPVNSYIYSRRFQEILNMIERTPKPVIASINGYALGGGLELAMACDIRIASENAMLGQPEINLGLIPGAGGTQRLSKLVGRGRAKELIMLGEPIPAREAERIGLVNRVVPHDRLESETRALANKLAEKPPIALMAAKIAINLGSDYPLEAGLALESSLFSILFSTEDLVEGVSAFLQRRKPEFKGR
- a CDS encoding CDC48 family AAA ATPase, which encodes IPRRVMRELELDAGDFIEIRGFKGVAYAQVWPSYSEDEGRDIIRIDGYMREVLGVGIGDIVTISKAHNVAPGDRVVLAPTEDFIPHEYTGYIAEHIKSEMLNKPLARGEVILVPIYAGALRLAVISTSPSTAIYITERTEVVIKPEPVKEIAERIPRVTWEDIGDLEEAKARLREIVELPMRHPELFRHLGIEPPKGVLLYGPPGVGKTLLAKALANEVGAYFIAINGPEIMSKFYGESEQRLREIFEEARKNAPAIIFIDEIDAIAPKREEVVGEVEKRVVAQLLTLMDGLAERGRVIVIGATNRPDALDPALRRPGRFDREIEIPPPDKKARREILAVHTRSVPLDDDVNLDKIAEMTHGYTGADLAALVKEAAMNALRRFLAEKNVDLSKPIPSELLRTLKVNMNDFIQAMNMIHPSLLREVFVEVPEVRWSDIGGLDDVKQQLREAVEWPLKYQDIFERMGIRPPKGILLYGPPGVGKTLLAKAAATESGANFIAVNGPEILSKWVGESERAIREIFRRARMVAPAIIFLDEIDSIAPARGSRVDSGVTDRIVNQLLTEMDGIKPLRGVVVIAATNRPDLLDPALLRPGRFDRIIKVPPPDRKARLEILKIHTRRVPLAPDVDLEKLADMTNGFTGADLEALVREAVMLALREKLEAREVSMKYFLEALKVVKPSLSEDVMEKYQSIEKTLRSLFI